In Candidatus Defluviibacterium haderslevense, the following are encoded in one genomic region:
- the dinB gene encoding DNA polymerase IV: protein MAMFSRAILHMDLDSFFVSVECLKNTSLLGKPLIVGGTSSRGVVAACSYEARAFGVHSAMPIKMAKRLCPQAIILRGDMDSYSNYSNLVTDVITEEAPIFEKASIDEFYLDISGMDRYFGCMKWSRELRQRITKETGLPISFGLSINKLVSKVGTGEAKPNGVREIPSGTEKNFLAPLSTSKIPGIGKETYKKLSFMGVRTIKVLSEIPVKLLHRQFGESGIHLWEHANAIDNRPVVPYHEAKSISKERTFEQDTLDMQRIRLILLDMTEKLAFELRESGKLCSCITVKIRYADFNTFNKQIKINYTALDKHLWPVVQHLFNKLYERRQLIRLIGVKFSGLVHGSPQFDLFEDTGEQISLMRQMDHIRNRFGYEAIGRAAAIKTPKK from the coding sequence ATTGCCATGTTTAGTCGCGCCATACTGCATATGGATCTTGACTCTTTCTTTGTGTCCGTAGAGTGCCTGAAGAATACCAGTCTGCTCGGTAAACCCCTCATCGTGGGGGGTACGAGCAGTCGGGGAGTCGTAGCCGCATGCAGCTATGAAGCGCGGGCCTTTGGAGTACATTCAGCCATGCCCATCAAAATGGCTAAGCGACTATGTCCACAAGCCATTATATTACGCGGCGACATGGATAGTTACAGCAATTATTCTAATCTCGTCACCGATGTCATTACGGAAGAAGCACCCATCTTCGAAAAAGCCTCCATCGATGAATTCTATCTAGACATTTCGGGGATGGATCGATACTTCGGGTGCATGAAGTGGTCCCGGGAATTACGCCAACGCATTACTAAAGAAACCGGTCTTCCAATTTCATTTGGACTGTCAATCAATAAATTAGTGTCTAAGGTGGGCACCGGTGAAGCCAAACCCAACGGCGTTAGGGAAATTCCCTCTGGAACCGAAAAAAATTTCTTAGCTCCACTCTCGACTTCCAAAATCCCCGGAATCGGTAAGGAAACCTACAAGAAACTCAGCTTCATGGGCGTGCGAACCATTAAAGTACTGAGTGAAATTCCGGTCAAATTACTCCACCGACAATTTGGTGAAAGCGGAATACACCTCTGGGAACACGCTAATGCTATAGACAATCGACCCGTGGTTCCCTATCATGAAGCCAAGTCGATCTCTAAAGAGAGGACTTTCGAACAAGACACCCTGGACATGCAACGGATTCGTTTGATCCTCCTCGATATGACGGAAAAATTAGCGTTCGAACTCCGAGAATCAGGCAAATTATGTTCTTGCATAACCGTAAAAATACGATACGCAGATTTCAATACCTTCAATAAGCAAATCAAAATAAATTATACCGCTCTCGACAAACACCTGTGGCCGGTGGTCCAACATCTGTTCAACAAACTCTATGAACGTCGACAACTCATTCGCCTAATTGGTGTCAAATTCAGCGGCCTCGTCCACGGCAGTCCTCAGTTCGATCTCTTCGAAGACACGGGGGAACAAATTTCCTTGATGCGACAAATGGATCACATCAGAAACCGTTTCGGATACGAAGCCATCGGAAGAGCCGCAGCGATAAAAACACCCAAAAAATGA
- a CDS encoding IS630 family transposase, which translates to MNLLYNLPQKQRRRERKTLFGCIEPKTGMMITSIKERGNTISFFRFLLKTTEVYSNQKVIMVVDNVRYHHAKRLKPILEKYKHRIELIYLPAYSPDLNPMERIWWYMEKKITHNRYVEKMAERICHFNLLMNDFKIENQIGKNLSNLIVNI; encoded by the coding sequence TTGAATTTATTGTATAATTTACCTCAAAAACAAAGAAGGAGAGAACGCAAAACGTTATTCGGATGCATTGAACCTAAAACTGGAATGATGATAACAAGTATAAAGGAAAGAGGTAATACTATTTCATTTTTTCGCTTTCTTTTGAAGACTACAGAGGTCTATTCAAATCAAAAAGTAATTATGGTAGTTGATAATGTAAGATACCATCATGCTAAGAGGCTCAAACCAATTTTAGAAAAATATAAGCATCGCATTGAGTTGATTTATTTGCCTGCGTATTCACCTGACTTGAATCCAATGGAAAGAATATGGTGGTATATGGAAAAGAAAATAACTCACAATCGGTATGTAGAGAAAATGGCAGAAAGAATATGCCACTTCAACCTTCTGATGAATGATTTCAAAATTGAAAATCAAATCGGTAAAAATCTTTCTAATTTAATTGTAAATATTTAA
- a CDS encoding transposase has product MYIFFVTRLKSNDDFEILESFLTNGKQEHILSDEDIKLTGFYTLQNHPKKLRIVKVYDDKNNITLILLTNHFSWTAQTVSELYKARLAVEVFFKYLKQLFRVKSFIGTSENAVKIQKWCSMIAILLLNYLKSRANHKWHLSNLISFLRLNLFVKIDQWFWLNNPILKKIFSFNY; this is encoded by the coding sequence ATTTATATTTTTTTTGTAACTAGACTTAAATCAAATGATGATTTTGAAATACTAGAATCTTTTCTTACAAACGGAAAGCAAGAACACATCCTATCTGATGAAGATATCAAATTAACAGGCTTTTACACCTTACAAAACCATCCTAAAAAGCTAAGAATTGTTAAAGTATACGACGATAAAAATAACATAACCCTTATTTTATTGACAAATCATTTTTCTTGGACAGCACAAACAGTTTCGGAACTTTATAAGGCTAGATTGGCCGTTGAAGTCTTTTTCAAATATCTCAAACAACTTTTCAGAGTGAAGTCCTTTATTGGAACTTCAGAAAATGCAGTCAAGATTCAAAAGTGGTGCTCAATGATTGCCATTTTACTTTTAAATTATCTCAAATCAAGGGCTAATCACAAATGGCATTTATCTAATTTGATCTCATTTTTAAGACTCAATTTATTCGTAAAGATTGATCAATGGTTTTGGCTGAATAATCCCATATTAAAAAAAATATTCTCCTTCAATTATTGA
- a CDS encoding nicotinate-nucleotide adenylyltransferase: MRIGLFFGSFNPVHIGHMIIAQHMLNHTDLEQIWMVVSPHNPLKEKSTLAKDYDRLHLVQLAAEDNPKIKVSNIEFGLPKPSYTIDTLTHLKEKFPNHQFSLIMGGDNLISLPKWKNYELLIAQYSIYIYKRPQYTDHTDLAKHPNIIFCEAPLLDISSTSIRQQIRQGKSVRYLVPDKVLEELEGTNLYKT; the protein is encoded by the coding sequence ATGCGCATCGGGCTATTTTTCGGCTCATTCAATCCTGTCCATATTGGACACATGATTATCGCCCAACACATGCTCAACCACACGGATTTGGAGCAAATCTGGATGGTCGTAAGTCCGCATAATCCATTAAAGGAAAAATCAACTTTGGCAAAAGACTATGACCGACTTCACCTTGTCCAATTAGCGGCTGAAGACAATCCGAAAATTAAAGTTTCCAACATCGAATTTGGTCTTCCGAAACCGTCTTATACGATAGACACATTGACCCACCTCAAAGAAAAATTTCCCAATCATCAGTTTTCATTGATCATGGGTGGCGACAATTTAATAAGCCTCCCCAAATGGAAAAATTATGAACTTCTCATCGCTCAATATTCCATTTATATTTACAAGCGTCCCCAATACACAGATCATACGGATCTCGCTAAGCACCCCAATATTATCTTCTGCGAAGCACCCTTACTAGACATTTCTTCAACTTCCATTCGCCAACAAATCCGCCAAGGGAAATCCGTTCGTTATCTGGTCCCAGATAAAGTATTAGAAGAATTAGAAGGAACGAACTTGTATAAAACCTAA
- the dnaN gene encoding DNA polymerase III subunit beta, producing the protein MKFVASTSALLRQLQIAAGALSANPVIPVLEDFMMTLQGNKLSIAASNLEMTITTDLEVTGQENGKIAIPGKTLLETLKSLPEQPLSFVINSETRGIEITSASGKYKLVGEKSEDFPEIETPTDEDSIEMDSIQIQKGIDKTFFAASNDEMRQSMRGININIDFNHVTFAATDAHKLVKYSFLDVESNVASSLLLTKKSMLALKGILPRDGKVKIYFGKTKAFFSFDNCLFATRLIEAKFPDFNAVIPTNNQNKMIVNREELISALRRLSIFANKTTNQIVLNIQDKSLTITAQDLDFNNEATEQLSCSFEGEAVNLGLNAKFMLEMLNVIESEQVIFEISLSTKPAIILPSEQNAGEDLLMLMVTNY; encoded by the coding sequence ATGAAATTCGTAGCTTCTACTTCTGCTTTACTTCGTCAACTCCAAATTGCTGCTGGTGCGCTGAGTGCCAATCCTGTTATTCCGGTTCTTGAAGATTTTATGATGACCCTCCAAGGTAATAAATTATCAATCGCCGCTTCGAATCTGGAAATGACTATAACTACAGACTTAGAAGTCACAGGTCAGGAGAATGGTAAAATTGCCATTCCCGGAAAGACTTTGCTGGAGACATTAAAGTCCCTACCAGAACAACCACTTTCCTTTGTCATCAATTCTGAGACCAGAGGAATTGAAATTACCTCAGCATCAGGTAAATACAAGTTGGTTGGAGAGAAATCTGAGGATTTTCCGGAAATTGAAACACCTACCGATGAGGATTCTATAGAAATGGATTCCATCCAAATTCAAAAAGGTATCGACAAGACCTTTTTTGCAGCCAGCAATGATGAAATGCGCCAAAGTATGCGTGGAATCAACATCAATATCGATTTTAATCATGTTACTTTTGCTGCCACAGATGCTCATAAATTAGTAAAATATAGTTTTCTGGATGTAGAGTCCAATGTAGCTTCAAGCCTATTATTAACCAAAAAATCCATGCTTGCCCTCAAGGGAATACTTCCTCGTGATGGTAAAGTAAAAATTTATTTTGGCAAGACTAAAGCTTTCTTTTCATTTGACAACTGCCTTTTTGCCACTCGTTTAATTGAAGCTAAATTCCCTGATTTCAACGCTGTGATTCCAACCAACAATCAAAATAAAATGATTGTAAATCGGGAAGAATTAATTTCTGCCTTGCGCCGACTATCCATTTTTGCCAATAAAACCACGAATCAAATAGTCCTTAATATTCAGGATAAGAGCCTAACCATTACCGCTCAGGATCTCGACTTCAACAACGAAGCAACAGAACAATTGAGCTGTTCATTTGAAGGTGAGGCCGTAAACCTAGGTTTAAATGCTAAGTTTATGCTTGAAATGCTGAATGTTATCGAAAGCGAACAAGTCATATTCGAAATCAGTCTGTCTACCAAACCCGCTATCATTCTGCCTTCAGAACAGAATGCAGGAGAAGATCTTCTGATGCTTATGGTGACGAATTATTAA
- a CDS encoding insulinase family protein: MSTKSSKTKPSLIIGPPDWDIRFPEFQHLAISNGSSVYTMTSNKPKLCYFEFVFENGRVTEHKKLASRVTVNQIQEGTLHHTSKEIADFFDFYGCSYSIHADLDFTVIAVSCLQRHVEKVILFVIELLTEPIFPEENLQKAKVFYISQLQHQLSEPDFVSYREFTAQVYGPDSIYGYNSERETFEALNRNDLLQYHRDHFTAERLKVFYCGDPIEHGLNFWEETLRTIPKQMQLIKPPFIIPEYQKEKAHFPMASCMQISLKYGKKLFPKTHPDYFGMYMVNTILGDYFGSRLMKNIREDHGFTYDIHSTIDAQLHDGCFYISAELNAEFLDETIAQINKEIKKLKEEAIPDFELNMVRNYLNGHVLRLVDGSFPAMQFLKILITEFNTVEAFQSLVHKIKTIDQQEIMELSEKYLCEDDMTVITAGA, translated from the coding sequence TTGTCAACAAAATCGTCAAAAACCAAGCCATCTCTAATTATTGGGCCTCCTGATTGGGATATTAGGTTTCCTGAGTTTCAACATTTGGCCATATCAAATGGATCATCGGTTTATACGATGACATCCAATAAACCAAAACTTTGTTATTTTGAATTTGTGTTCGAGAATGGCAGGGTAACAGAACACAAAAAACTTGCTTCTAGGGTAACAGTGAATCAAATTCAAGAAGGGACATTACATCATACATCCAAAGAAATAGCTGATTTTTTTGATTTTTATGGATGTTCGTATAGTATTCATGCTGATTTAGATTTTACGGTTATTGCGGTGAGTTGTTTGCAAAGACATGTTGAAAAAGTGATACTTTTTGTCATTGAATTATTAACGGAACCTATATTTCCGGAAGAAAATTTACAGAAAGCTAAAGTGTTTTATATTTCACAGTTACAACATCAATTAAGTGAACCTGATTTTGTTTCATACAGAGAATTTACGGCCCAAGTATATGGACCAGATTCGATATATGGGTATAATTCAGAGAGGGAAACTTTCGAAGCACTGAATAGAAATGACTTGCTACAATATCATCGAGATCATTTTACTGCAGAGCGACTAAAAGTCTTTTATTGCGGAGATCCCATAGAACATGGATTGAATTTTTGGGAAGAAACATTGCGAACGATCCCAAAGCAAATGCAATTAATAAAGCCCCCATTCATCATTCCAGAATATCAAAAAGAGAAAGCACATTTTCCAATGGCATCTTGTATGCAGATCAGTTTGAAATATGGCAAAAAATTATTTCCAAAAACGCATCCAGATTATTTTGGAATGTATATGGTCAACACGATACTGGGAGATTATTTCGGATCCAGATTGATGAAAAACATTCGGGAGGATCATGGATTTACTTATGATATTCATTCTACTATCGATGCACAATTGCACGATGGTTGCTTTTATATAAGTGCAGAACTCAATGCGGAATTTTTGGACGAAACGATAGCACAAATTAATAAGGAGATTAAAAAATTAAAGGAAGAAGCTATACCGGATTTTGAATTGAATATGGTTAGGAACTATCTGAATGGTCATGTGCTAAGACTTGTGGATGGATCTTTTCCTGCCATGCAATTTTTAAAAATATTGATTACGGAATTTAATACTGTAGAAGCATTTCAATCTCTCGTACATAAAATTAAAACTATAGATCAACAAGAAATTATGGAATTATCTGAAAAGTATTTGTGTGAAGATGATATGACTGTAATTACAGCTGGAGCATAG
- the dnaX gene encoding DNA polymerase III subunit gamma/tau, translating into MEGFLVSARKYRPLRWTDVIGQEHIANTLKNALKQGHVAHAFLFCGPRGVGKTTCARILARVLNCENPSSEWEPCNECNTCKAFQENNSFNIIELDAASNNGVDDMRALVEQVRYQPQYGKYKIYIIDEVHMLTSAAFNAFLKTLEEPPPYAKFILATTEKHKIIPTILSRCQVYDFRRIQVKDIIIQLQKICDQEKITADPEALFVIAQKADGAMRDALSIFDRITSFSGKTISYEDVLENLNVLDQDYYFKFYNAFISEDIKQVFLLYDQVLRLGFDSEVLLEGLASHARNLLVCKDPDMMSLFEGSNVSKDKFINQADTINYSFLMQCLDMINEADVNIVRSRNKRLHLEVLLAKLCQSQHRNINISGVAPEKKTLDLNDDGKQDQLVPKKIQEKSIEIEKTATDIILPSIENNVLASGLEIKTPTPNIPKFNSISSSIPKLGNLDSIKKKLASEEKKISENLLDFNEDTVKQFWEKTISEQTSNSLISYMRLAKLSITDQSILVSVGSILAKEAIRSELDIIDKLKNSFKDNQIKLIVEIDPELSTREEISKPKQLYSAKEKWDLLIAVNPLLEELKTKLELKIDED; encoded by the coding sequence TTGGAAGGTTTTCTAGTTTCAGCTCGTAAGTATAGACCGCTACGGTGGACTGATGTCATTGGTCAAGAGCATATAGCCAATACACTTAAAAATGCCCTTAAGCAGGGACATGTAGCTCACGCATTCTTGTTTTGTGGACCTAGAGGTGTTGGAAAAACGACTTGTGCTCGTATTTTGGCCCGTGTTCTAAATTGTGAAAATCCAAGTTCTGAATGGGAACCGTGCAATGAATGTAATACCTGTAAAGCCTTTCAAGAAAACAATTCATTTAACATTATTGAACTTGATGCGGCTTCAAATAATGGTGTAGATGATATGCGGGCGTTGGTTGAACAAGTCCGTTACCAACCCCAGTATGGAAAGTACAAAATCTATATCATTGATGAGGTTCACATGCTAACTTCTGCAGCTTTTAATGCTTTTCTTAAAACGCTGGAAGAACCTCCTCCATATGCAAAATTTATTCTTGCAACTACAGAGAAACATAAAATCATTCCTACTATTTTAAGTCGATGTCAGGTATATGATTTTAGACGTATCCAAGTCAAAGACATTATCATTCAATTACAAAAAATCTGTGATCAAGAAAAAATAACTGCTGATCCAGAAGCACTCTTCGTTATAGCACAAAAAGCTGATGGTGCTATGAGGGACGCACTCTCCATTTTTGATCGTATTACCAGTTTTTCAGGAAAAACAATCAGTTATGAGGATGTATTAGAGAATTTAAATGTTCTTGATCAGGACTATTATTTTAAGTTTTATAATGCTTTTATCTCAGAAGATATAAAGCAGGTTTTTTTACTCTACGACCAAGTCTTAAGATTGGGTTTTGATTCAGAAGTCCTATTGGAGGGCCTCGCTTCGCATGCACGTAATCTTTTGGTTTGTAAAGACCCCGATATGATGAGTCTTTTTGAAGGGAGCAATGTTTCAAAAGACAAATTTATTAACCAGGCAGACACCATTAATTATTCATTTCTGATGCAATGTTTGGATATGATTAATGAGGCAGATGTCAATATAGTGAGATCGAGAAATAAACGCCTGCATTTGGAAGTTTTATTAGCCAAATTATGCCAAAGCCAACACAGAAATATAAACATTTCAGGAGTTGCCCCTGAAAAAAAAACCCTTGACCTGAACGATGATGGAAAACAAGATCAATTAGTTCCAAAAAAAATTCAAGAAAAATCTATTGAAATTGAAAAAACAGCCACTGATATTATTTTACCTTCTATAGAAAATAATGTACTTGCATCTGGCCTTGAAATTAAAACCCCCACACCCAATATTCCTAAATTCAATTCCATCAGTAGTTCAATTCCTAAACTGGGTAACTTGGACTCCATTAAGAAAAAATTAGCGTCCGAAGAAAAAAAAATATCAGAAAATCTGCTCGACTTCAATGAAGATACGGTTAAACAATTTTGGGAAAAAACCATATCCGAACAAACTTCCAATTCACTTATTTCTTATATGCGTTTAGCTAAACTTAGTATTACGGATCAAAGTATTTTGGTTTCTGTGGGCTCCATTCTTGCCAAAGAAGCCATTCGATCCGAACTGGATATTATTGACAAATTAAAAAATAGTTTTAAAGACAATCAAATAAAACTAATTGTCGAAATAGATCCAGAGTTGTCTACCAGAGAGGAAATTTCTAAACCTAAGCAACTCTATTCTGCAAAAGAAAAATGGGATTTATTGATCGCCGTTAACCCATTGTTAGAGGAATTAAAAACAAAACTTGAATTAAAAATTGACGAAGATTAA
- a CDS encoding NAD+ synthase, which translates to MKITMAQLNYHIGNFEGNLALMKRAIDQALNDGADLICFGELATCGYPPRDFLEFRDFIQKSMGVIQELCEYSQDIGIIVGAPSINPEIEGKDLFNSAFFLYNKELIHIANKGLLPTYDIFDEYRYFEPSKVFNAVQFKGKTIAITVCEDIWNIGYENPLYTACPMDEMMAQKPDFIINLSASPFSYEHSRERIELIRSNVLKYQIPMFYVNHYGSQTDIVFDGGSVVMSANGNVYDEMPYFEECVRTYQLHDVILGQKSREQVKEKIDLIYRALVIGIKDYFNKLGFKKAILGLSGGIDSAITTTLAVDALGAENVMVLLMPSQFSSEGSIQDAKELAINLGIQYEIIPIQDVYKSYEKVLQPYFEGLTPNVTEENIQARIRGMLLMAFSNKFNSILLNTTNKSEMSVGYGTLYGDLCGGLAVLADVYKTEVYQLAHYINRKSIRIPINSITKPPSAELRPGQKDSDSLPDYDILDQVLYQYIELRKGPDEIIKMGFDSAIVLRALKLVNRSEFKRYQSPPVIRISSKSFGLGRRLPIEAKYLC; encoded by the coding sequence ATGAAAATCACTATGGCCCAATTAAATTATCACATCGGCAATTTTGAAGGAAATTTAGCCTTAATGAAAAGAGCCATTGATCAAGCCCTAAATGATGGTGCAGATTTAATTTGTTTTGGAGAATTGGCAACATGTGGATACCCACCGAGAGATTTCCTAGAATTCAGAGATTTTATACAAAAATCTATGGGTGTGATTCAGGAATTATGTGAATATTCTCAAGATATTGGAATTATCGTTGGAGCTCCTTCTATAAATCCAGAAATTGAAGGCAAAGACCTCTTTAACTCCGCTTTCTTCCTTTATAATAAAGAGCTCATTCATATAGCTAATAAAGGACTTTTGCCCACATATGATATATTTGATGAATATCGGTATTTTGAGCCATCCAAAGTTTTTAATGCCGTTCAATTTAAGGGAAAAACCATTGCAATTACAGTATGTGAAGATATATGGAATATAGGATATGAAAATCCATTATATACGGCTTGTCCAATGGATGAAATGATGGCACAAAAGCCAGATTTTATTATAAACTTATCTGCATCTCCATTTAGTTACGAACATTCCAGGGAACGAATAGAACTCATAAGATCAAATGTATTGAAATATCAAATACCTATGTTTTATGTTAATCATTATGGATCCCAAACGGATATTGTATTTGATGGCGGATCTGTTGTGATGTCTGCAAATGGCAATGTTTATGATGAAATGCCTTATTTTGAAGAGTGTGTCAGAACCTATCAACTTCACGATGTCATATTAGGTCAGAAATCGCGCGAGCAAGTAAAAGAAAAAATAGATTTAATTTACAGAGCTCTGGTGATCGGGATAAAAGACTATTTTAATAAATTGGGATTTAAAAAGGCTATTTTGGGCTTATCAGGAGGAATAGATTCAGCAATAACGACCACTTTAGCTGTAGACGCTCTAGGGGCCGAAAATGTAATGGTTCTGTTGATGCCGTCTCAATTTTCTTCTGAAGGATCCATACAGGATGCTAAAGAATTAGCTATTAATCTAGGAATTCAATATGAAATTATCCCAATACAAGATGTCTATAAAAGTTATGAAAAAGTATTACAGCCCTATTTTGAAGGATTAACACCTAACGTAACTGAAGAAAACATTCAAGCCAGAATTAGGGGTATGTTGTTAATGGCTTTTTCGAATAAATTCAATTCCATACTTTTAAATACGACAAACAAAAGTGAAATGTCGGTAGGATATGGAACCCTTTATGGTGATTTATGTGGTGGATTAGCTGTTCTGGCGGATGTATACAAAACAGAGGTTTATCAACTAGCTCATTATATCAATCGAAAGTCCATTCGTATTCCAATAAATTCAATTACTAAACCGCCATCTGCAGAATTACGTCCTGGTCAAAAGGATTCAGATTCATTGCCAGATTATGATATTTTGGACCAAGTATTATACCAATACATAGAATTGAGAAAAGGACCTGACGAGATCATTAAGATGGGATTTGATTCTGCAATTGTACTTAGAGCTTTAAAACTAGTCAACCGTTCAGAATTCAAAAGATATCAATCGCCACCTGTAATTCGTATATCATCCAAGTCTTTTGGTTTAGGCAGAAGGCTTCCGATAGAGGCAAAATATTTGTGTTGA
- the ygiD gene encoding 4,5-DOPA dioxygenase extradiol, which yields MITLAGLSQFTNGLNEEDHLMPLFFIGHGSPMNGIENNAFSQEWKKKAESMPIPKAIICISAHWLTRGTFITAMDHPKTIHDFGGFPDELYKVEYNAPGDLELAKETSALIKKTQVKLDHDWGLDHGTWTVVRHMYPQANIPVLQLSIDYYQPAQYHYELAKELSALRKKGILIIGSGNMVHNLGMLSFDKGFINEYGYDWAIEMNQIFKQKILDQDHNALIKYESLNAASKLAIPSPDHYLPLIYTLGLQNKQDKISFFNDVALAGSITMTSVQFS from the coding sequence ATGATAACATTAGCAGGACTTAGCCAATTCACGAACGGCTTAAATGAAGAAGATCATTTAATGCCTCTGTTTTTTATTGGCCATGGTTCACCTATGAATGGTATTGAGAATAATGCATTTAGTCAGGAGTGGAAAAAGAAAGCAGAATCGATGCCTATTCCGAAAGCTATTATTTGTATTTCTGCACATTGGTTGACTCGAGGTACATTTATAACAGCAATGGATCATCCCAAAACCATTCATGATTTTGGAGGCTTTCCCGATGAATTATATAAAGTAGAATATAACGCGCCAGGTGATCTTGAACTAGCCAAAGAAACAAGTGCTTTAATCAAAAAAACGCAAGTTAAATTAGACCATGATTGGGGACTAGATCATGGGACTTGGACTGTAGTCCGGCATATGTATCCTCAGGCTAATATTCCTGTATTACAATTGAGTATTGATTATTACCAACCAGCACAATATCATTATGAATTAGCTAAAGAACTAAGTGCATTAAGGAAAAAAGGAATACTTATTATAGGTAGCGGAAATATGGTTCATAATCTTGGTATGTTATCATTTGACAAGGGTTTTATAAATGAGTATGGGTATGATTGGGCCATTGAAATGAATCAGATTTTCAAACAGAAAATTTTGGATCAAGATCATAATGCGCTTATCAAATACGAATCTTTGAATGCTGCATCAAAACTTGCAATACCTTCACCAGACCATTATTTACCATTAATATATACGCTTGGTTTACAAAATAAGCAAGATAAGATTTCCTTTTTTAATGATGTTGCTTTAGCAGGATCTATTACCATGACTTCGGTACAATTTTCTTAA
- a CDS encoding SPFH domain-containing protein: MNFYSIIPPLLFLILIVSSIVTVRQGTVAVITVFGKYRRVIGPGLNFKIPLIEQIFKRISIQNRSVELGFQAVTIDQANVNFTSMLLYSVLDNHDETIKNVAFKFFDEKNFMQALIRSIEGSVRAFVATKKQSEVLVLRKEIVENVKEQLDHTLEGWGYHLIDLQINDITFDDEVMRSMAKVVASNNLKAAAENEGQALLITKTKAAEAEGNFIKISAEAERLAAQLRGMGIASFREEVAKGMSSAAKLMADSNLDASLIMFSMWTEAVKNFAEHGQGNVIFLDGSTENMERTLKQMLAMSQIDVKKKN; encoded by the coding sequence ATGAATTTTTATTCAATTATTCCACCATTATTATTTTTAATATTAATTGTAAGTTCGATAGTAACTGTACGTCAAGGAACGGTTGCAGTTATTACGGTCTTTGGAAAATACAGAAGAGTCATTGGTCCCGGTCTTAATTTCAAAATTCCACTCATAGAACAAATTTTTAAAAGAATTTCGATCCAAAATAGAAGTGTTGAATTGGGTTTTCAAGCAGTAACTATAGATCAAGCTAATGTTAATTTTACATCCATGTTACTTTATTCAGTATTGGATAATCATGATGAAACCATTAAAAATGTAGCTTTTAAATTTTTTGATGAGAAAAACTTTATGCAAGCATTAATTCGTTCCATTGAAGGATCTGTTCGTGCTTTTGTAGCTACAAAAAAACAAAGTGAAGTTTTGGTATTACGTAAAGAAATCGTTGAAAATGTGAAAGAACAGCTGGATCACACTTTGGAAGGTTGGGGCTATCATTTAATTGATTTGCAAATTAACGATATTACCTTTGATGATGAAGTTATGCGATCAATGGCTAAAGTTGTTGCTTCGAATAATCTTAAAGCAGCAGCAGAAAATGAAGGCCAGGCATTATTAATTACTAAAACAAAAGCAGCAGAAGCAGAAGGTAATTTTATTAAAATTTCTGCAGAAGCAGAGCGACTTGCTGCACAATTACGCGGAATGGGTATTGCTTCTTTTAGAGAAGAAGTAGCTAAGGGGATGTCTTCTGCTGCAAAACTAATGGCAGATTCGAATCTTGATGCATCTTTAATTATGTTTAGTATGTGGACAGAAGCAGTCAAAAATTTTGCAGAACACGGTCAGGGAAATGTTATTTTCTTAGATGGGAGTACTGAAAACATGGAACGTACTTTAAAACAAATGTTAGCCATGTCACAAATTGATGTGAAAAAGAAAAATTAA